Proteins encoded within one genomic window of Erinaceus europaeus chromosome 13, mEriEur2.1, whole genome shotgun sequence:
- the P3R3URF gene encoding PIK3R3 upstream open reading frame protein: MGPSQLVRAPRSRGFNSPSRRPGVGWPRPRFPKMFKCSHRRYRQNSQRSAATTATTNVTTTANNNNNTTTTRVWILPPQVLRQLCQPGRFLVL; the protein is encoded by the exons ATGGGGCCTTCTCAGCTTGTCCGGGCCCCTCGGTCCCGGGGCTTCAATTCCCCATCCCGTAGGCCTGGTGTGGGCTGGCCTCGGCCCCGGTTTCCCAAGATGTTCAAGTGTAGCCATAGAAGATACAGGCAGAATTCTCAACGCTCAGCTGCCACTACTGCTACCACCAATGTCACCACCAcggccaataacaacaacaacactactaCCACCAGGGTGTGGATTCTCCCACCACAAG TTCTCAGACAACTCTGTCAACCTGGGAGATTTCTGGTTCTCTAG